Genomic window (Musa acuminata AAA Group cultivar baxijiao chromosome BXJ1-9, Cavendish_Baxijiao_AAA, whole genome shotgun sequence):
CACAGAAGAAAGAAGGCATCACAACATATGGAAGAGGCAATTCATTCAAATTTTGAATGCTTTACTTCAACTCGAGTAAGCAGAAAGAGAACAGAAAAGAGGGCAAGATGACTGAGAGCAATCAATTATGTCTGTCTGAAAGCAATGAAATCTCTGGCATAACCAGGAAGTAGCAGCGTTCAATGGCTAAAAGTGTTCATTGGCCAATGAATCATACAGTAATTACCTGAAAAATTGGATTTTTAGcggcagagcagcctccctcctcCACTGGAAGCTTTCATAAGAAGAGCTTAACGAGCTAGTaagaagattaagctaatggaaaTCGGTATAACATGTGATTTGCCGTTTCCGGCTACCGCCGCCGGCTATTGAGAAGCCGAATCTGCTCGTGGTTCTTCTTGATGAAATCGTCGAATCGCCGGTTTAAATCGTCGTGACCCGTGGATGGGGGAGGCGGCTCCGGTTGCCTAGCGTATTGCCTCGACTTCGCCGCCGCCGGTGGCACCGCTGCTGCCCGAGATGACTTCTTCGCGATCGCTTTCCATGTGACCTCCATGGAGTCATTCGCCATCCCTGCCACAGTCGCCGCAGCTACCgcctcatcctcctcttccatCACCGTAATGCTGCTCTTGGACTCTGGTTCGGCGCTCTTTTTGGCCATAAACGCGGACGAAGCCGTGGACCTCTCGCCGGACTCCGTCGTGATGCATGACGCTTCGGACGTCGAGGACTCACCGGGATCCACCGACGGAACCCCCACCTTCGTCGCAGACGGCCAGATCTCCGGCGTGGGCTTGCGTAGAAGGGGCGCCGTATGCGAACGGTTGAAGGATTCGACCTTTGCAGGATTCCCAGAATCCGTAATGTGCTCCTCCACCGCCCATTCCTCGCAGTGATGCTGGTGCTGCTGCTGTTTTTGATCAGAGAGCTTCCAGATGACGAGGATTATGAAGTGGACGGCAATGAATAGGTACGGCCGTGCGAGCCAGGACCGGAGCGACCCCCAGAAGCCGGGTACGGCGGAGGCCAGGGCGCCGGCAGCGACAGGGACGGCGGCGCAAAAGGAGAGAATGCCGATGACGCAAAAAGCGATCTTGGCGGCCCAAATCGCGGTTCCGTATCCATTTTTCTGAGAATTCCATCGCGGATTCGCCATCTCCGTGAGCAATCTTACGAAGAACAAGAAAACGCTCGAAGCCAAGAAAGACtcaagaagaaaaagatacaatACGACGCCAAGTCTAACAGCAGGAGAGTGCCATTGGCATCGGAGAATGGAAGGGAGCCGGGCAACCCTCGATCCTTGGCTGGGTTCGAGAGAAAAGGATAATTCGAGTTGATGGAAGCAGCGTGTGGGCTATTTATCacggagacagagacagagagagacggAGACGGAGGGAGGTGTTCCTTTGATTACTGCGCAAAGAAGAAACATGAATACGAAATGCCTATCTATATTAACATCGGTCAATAGGAACCGTTGGATGATCGATGGACGGCTGATAAAATTTGACGGGAGTGTTTAGAACTAAAAAaagcgaaaaagaaaaaaaataatctgATGCTGATGTCGATGAAtactatattttaattaattcacaatataataaaaatataatccctGATCATAACTTGGTCAAGAAACGAATCAAGAACAGTAAGCTGGAGGATGgtgaaaacccaagcaacaaagtGAGGAGGAATGAGTGACTGACCATATGTAATTATAAGTTACCGAATATCCTAAATCTTACATAAAATATTGTATCGCTTTAATGAATATCCTATGCATACATGACAGCGTTGTTTATGCATTGTATTACAAGTATGAGAGAGAATAACCAAATGAGAAGTAAAGTTCATACATACATTATATAGCTCAGACACAAATGCACGCCATCTGAAAGCCTTTCCTGCCACATCAGTGAAGCCATTTCGATCTGAAACTGCAAATATTAATTACGATCATCGTTTTCTCTCTGTTATTCCTTATCAATCCATTAACAAGTAGGAGAAAGAATGATCAGATGAACATACATTATATATAGTCTTCTGAGCTAAAGACACAATGCAGGCCATCTGAAGTCTTTCCTCCGCAGCATTAGTGAAGACACTTTGTCTTTCTTCCTTAAACAATCCCAATAATAAGTAGGAGAGGAAAAATAATTCAGATGAACAGGAAAGTTAATACATTATACTCTTCTGAAGTCTGTCGTCCAGCATCAGTTCTGAAGGCACTTTGACACACTTTTATCTTTATTCCTTGCTTGGCACTGGATTGACAAGTAGCAGAAAGACCGATCACATGAAAACAATCAGTACCCCGCTCACTAATACTCTCTTTCCTTTGCACCAAAGTGGGCACTCTATTAGTGGGGTCAGTTGCATGCAGCCACCATGGCTGAAAAGTGAGGAGGAAGACAAGGCCGGTGGCTCTTTTCTTCTccaacttcctcctcctccctactTTATGTGATTGGTTCAGAAATAGGAACCCTAATCTATCAACCATTTACTATTCCAGAATGGTGTATAATTTACCTTCGGTTATATCCATCGTACGTATGTATAGGATTTCTTAATTTAAGACTGATCTCatttaataagttttattaaTTCTATTAGGATTTCAAACTATTAATCAACTAAGAAAAGCTCATGACTTGGACTTCATTGTGTTTTAGAGAACAAGGCAATGGCTATAGAACAGGAATCACAATTAAGTTACAGCTATAAACCTAAGGGTGGGGGGAACATCTAATGATGCTTCCCTCCCAACCAGCAATTATTTATGGACGAAGAGGATTCTTCTTCTTTAACTGTGTCATTGACACAAAAGCACTAGAATTCACAAGCAATCTATACCCTACTTGTTCTATGATACAAACTTCATCCAACGCCTATGTTTCTGTTGTCTTCTTCACAAAGAATATAATGTTTTAAAGACAGTTCAAAAGAAGCCATTGATGCAGCGGCCAAGGAGGGAAATGTTACATAGAAGAAAACATCTGCAATCATTTGATTTAGTTTGGTGCAGAAGCTCTTTGGCCAAGGGAGTACTGTGGGGATATATACTGAGGGAACCGTTGTTATTACTCTGATCTAATCACAAGTGAATCATGAGACCCAGCATCCAAGGGGGGACATGGGTAGAGTCCAAAGCTTGTTGGATTCCATGTTATTACATCTTGCCTACTGCAAATGACAACATAAtagagcaagaaagaaggagatgaTGTGCATGCTTGATCATAAAACTAGTCTGATCTGATAAGGCCAACAAGCAACTGTTAGGAACCATAGGATAAATATAATGATTCAAAGTGATAGTGATGACAGCACAGACTATGATAACAAgcagaaaagaaagcaaaaaattcatcggtttcagaaacaagcaatgtTGATATCTCAACAACTGAAGCCACTCATGCAGCAGCTTTGTTGGTGTCTGTTCATCATCTTCTGAATGATACAGAAACTTGCCATGGTTTCATCTCCATCGAAGAATTACCAGCATTTTATGCCATACAAATGCAAACAAGCCGGTCGTTGGCTAACAAGCATTTGGGTGAAGGAATATGGCATATACATTTACTTCTGCAGCTGGAAATAAACCTAACAAGCCATTGATGTAGCGATTAAATATTTAAGCAAGTGTGTAAAAGAACACTTGCATGCAAAAACCTACGTGCAGTCACAGGTTTTAGTATCTTTCCTTCATCATGGAAAGTATGCAACTTGCCAAAGGAAAAGCTATTTAAACTATTCGGAAGAGTATTATTTTTAGAGTTAATTGTATTCGAACTGTTCGGATGAGTCTTAATTGTATTTAAATTAGGAAGAGTTTTtacataattaatatttattcatataaataCACTTTGAGTCTAAAAAATCTTGATGAAAGAGAAAGGAAGAGGCAAAGTACTTTGGGTGCCCTTGAGAGTTTTTCTCTAGTGAATTTAGAAAGAGTTGAGAGAAAAATTCTTCATATTTACATAACAGAATATGCAAAGGGATTGTTCGGATAATTTAAAGGTCTTGTAATTGATCTCTATTGAAAAATTTAGTTTTCTTCGTGGATGTAAGTAGAGAGTTGTCGTTAAATCTTGCATCGACTtttttagtatatttttattattaatctttagatttattcttttagttttgatttttattttctctCCCTCTTTAACAAAGTGGTATCAGAGTCCAAAAGATTCGATGATTAGATATTCAATTAAGATGTTGATGGTTGATCTCACTGAGTTTACTATGAAGAAATTTGATAGAAGAAATAGTTTTATCTTATGATAAAGAAGGATAAAAGATCTTCTTAATTGATAAGGCTTAGCAAGAACGTTAAAGGAACAAATAGACAAATAAAAAAAGATGagcaataaaaatttagtgaaaCATAAGATAAGTGTGTCAGTATTATTTGTCTTTGTATCGCCAATAATATTATGAATAATTTTATTAATGATAACTCTATTGTGATTAATTaggataaatttaaaaaaaaattattgggcTAAAAGTTTAACTAATCAATTATATCTATTGTAGAAATTATACAGATTGATGATAGAGGAAGGTAGAGACTTAGTAAAACATCAAAACATATTCAAAGaaatatttgataaattaaagaaaGTTAATATGAAGATTAATAAAGAAGATAAGGGCTATTTTTTTTACATCGCTAACTAGCTCTTATGATAACTTTTTGGAAATAAATTCTATGAGGATGGTATAGTAACtttaaaataagtttaaaaagtTTTATTATCTCATGCTActaggaaaaaaatataaatatgtgaACATAGATTATGAGGTAATAGTTGCTTAAGGTAGAGGTTGACAAGGATGATTTTCTAATGGAAGTAGATATTAGTGTGGTAGGTTGAGATCAAGAGTTAAGTTTTTGGATAATATTCTATAGTATAAATGTAAAAAGTACAAACATATCAAGCAAATTTAtccaagaaaaaagaaacaagaagaagAGACTAGTGAGTGTTTGATGAATGGTAATGAAGATGTCTTTACAATCGTCAAAGGtaacaatgtaatttttttagaagaattaatttttagattttgtttGTGTACTCTTGCACTcagaataattattttaatttattaaatgatAAGTTGACTAGTAAATTGATTCTGACGAATGATTCAATAATGAAGGTCATAGGTGTCAattaagtaaaaataaaaatattagatttCTAGAGTTATGTCTATAAGCTAGAGGTGGAGTTTCAAAAGTTACTAAGATTGCATGATCTTGATGAAAGAAAGattgtataaaaaattatatattataccTTATAATTAACTACATTTAGCATCCTGGTCCATacactttcaaaagttatattgagatccttaatacttatgaaagtgaaacattcaaCCTCGTTTCTTCTCACGCCGTAGACTCTATTAATGGAAATATCGTACGTACTCCATGGTAAACTAAAGTTAGGTAAAGTCAACATGTACTCAATGATAAACTCtatgatattttcatcaataGAGTCGATGCCGTAAGAGACAatgtgattaaatattttattttcataagtataaggatcctaatataacttttgaaagcatAGTGACTAAGATGCTAAAGGTACTAATTAcaggagataatatgtaattagtgttAGAACCAaaatcggtactaagaggggtgaattagtgctttcgtaaaacttcCAACgattcaaaattttcattcaataaagctcgtatcggaaaaatatttaacttgaaaacgttcatAAGAGTAATGAgcatagtaagcaagtaaatcagttaacaatatgaatgaaaattataatagaaatgcaaaccgagttttatagtggttcggtcatcgcgatctatgtccactctcgattcctcttctgttgaggccactgacattcactaacgatcttctttcaataggtgaagatcaactacccttttacaactctttcttcttttcacaggtttaggagacaatctttacaagcctcacacctctcgtaGACTAAGCCCGAAACTAAAAGAGaatgaggacacttagcactttttcaactcagaataacaacccctttctactcttttttCTTGCTTCCCAAGTAGGAAAGagtagagtatttatagacctcaaatggattcaaatttgaagtcaacaagggtctcatcccaggttttcggggtactagcggtaccactaccagtactgggcggtaccattgcctatagactgatactaggtggtaccactgcctagtttgacagtaccactgcctgacagcctcggagatcggGCTCTTGGAGATTAAGCctctagcggttccaccgcctggtctagcggtgccaccgcttgacccaacattTGAGTCACACTAAATGAGCATCCCAATGGGCCTAAATCAGCCCTAGATCAGGCCCAATGGActcttaattgagttggtctaattatgtttaaaactaactcaattacaactTAGACTACTTCAATTAAGACTTTATTGAATACAAGCATGAATCACATGTTGTTCGGCATATTATTGGTTtatttggtgcttcgtccgacccTTCAACACTTCGTCCAACCTTTTgatgcatcgttctctccttcggcatattgcccaatcggtatgttgacctccacaatatccgatctccttggtgtaatttttaaTCCCTCtgacctgatgcccgaactcatagcatgaagccttctgccaataggTCAACCAGTCCTttggcccaacatccaatcttctaacatattccattcTGACTCAAACTCTAATTctactgctttaatcgatttgtctttttt
Coding sequences:
- the LOC103998515 gene encoding uncharacterized protein LOC103998515; amino-acid sequence: MANPRWNSQKNGYGTAIWAAKIAFCVIGILSFCAAVPVAAGALASAVPGFWGSLRSWLARPYLFIAVHFIILVIWKLSDQKQQQHQHHCEEWAVEEHITDSGNPAKVESFNRSHTAPLLRKPTPEIWPSATKVGVPSVDPGESSTSEASCITTESGERSTASSAFMAKKSAEPESKSSITVMEEEDEAVAAATVAGMANDSMEVTWKAIAKKSSRAAAVPPAAAKSRQYARQPEPPPPSTGHDDLNRRFDDFIKKNHEQIRLLNSRRR